GTCAAATGAACGAGCCTCCAGGTGCACGTGCGCGTGTTGCTTTATCAGGTTTAACAGTAGCGGAATACTTCCGTGACGGTGATGGCGAAGGTCAGGGCCGCGACGTATTATTCTTCATCGATAATATCTTCCGTTTTACACAAGCAGGTTCTGAAGTATCTGCCCTATTGGGTCGTATGCCTTCAGCAGTAGGTTACCAACCAACATTGGCAACTGAGATGGGTTTAATGCAAGAGCGGATCACTTCAACTAAAAACGGATCAATTACTTCGGTACAAGCCGTGTATGTACCTGCCGATGACTTAACTGACCCTGCTCCAGCGACAACTTTCGCTCACTTGGATGCAACGACAGTATTATCTCGTAAAATTGCTGAGTTAGGTATCTACCCTGCTGTGGATCCTTTGGATTCTACATCGCGTATCCTTTCTCCTGCTGTTTTAGGTAACGAACACTATAACACTGCACAACGTGTAAAAGAAATTCTTCAACGTTACAAAGAATTGCAAGATATCATTGCTATCTTAGGTATGGACGAGTTATCGGAAGAAGATAAATTAACGGTTCACCGCGCACGTCGTGTACAACGTTTCTTATCTCAACCTTTCCACGTTGCAGAGCAATTTACAGGTTTAAAAGGTGTATTAGTAGACATCAAAGATACCATCAAAGGTTTCAATATGATCATTGACGGTGAAGTAGATGAGTACCCTGAAGCTGCCTTCAACTTAGTAGGTAACATTGATGATGCTATTGAAAAAGGTAAGAAATTATTAGCAGAAGCAGTTTAATCTAGATTATATCTAAGAATAATGAAATTAACAATTATCACTCCAGACAAATTAGCATTCGAAGGCGAAGTAACTTCGGTTACTGTACCGGGCACTGCGGGTTCTTTTCAAATTTTGAAAGACCACGCTGCCATCGTGTCTACTTTGGAAGATGGAAAAGTAATTATTCAACAAGGTAAAGGTGAACAAGAAGTGTTCATTAAAGGTGGTGTTGTGGAAGCAAAAGACAATGTCATTACCGTACTTGCTGAAGGAATTATCGGAGATTAAATCAAATCGATTTTATAAAATTTTAAAAGCTTCCGATATTTCTATCGGAAGCTTTTTTTTTAAAGTTTTTTTGGCATTTTCATCATTTTAGGAAGAAAATTGACCATTGTAACAAAAAATAATTTTTTGAACCTGTAGACCAATTTTAAATACGGTATACGACTAACAAAATATAAAATCGAAAAACACCGATAGCTATAAAATAAAATTTTATAATAACATGTTTAATAAAATTTTATTCTAAATGCAAAATTAGCACTTTACCTATTGCCAATTATTGTAATTCCTGCTACCTTGAGGAAATGAAAATCGAAAGTTTTTATAGAAGCTTGAGATAGCATGATTTACCACCAAACCACAACAAAGGGAACGATTATACTAAGGTAAATTTTGGGTTATGAAATATTACGACAAAAACACATTGATTTATTTGGACGGAGCTTTCGTAAAAGCTTCGGAAGCGGCATTGGATCCCTTTGCTCAATCGCTACATTATGGATATGCGGTATTCGATGGTTTACGTGCGTATAACACCCACAATGGACCACGTATCTTTAAGGCTGACAAGCATTTCGACCGTTTAAAGAAATCATGTGAAGCGGTTAATATTCCTTATCGTTGGAGCAATAGAGAACTGATCGACATCTGTTATGAGCTCTTGGCTAACAACAACCTTCGAGAAGCCTATATCCGTCCATTGGTATTGACCGGTTCAAATATGCACTTAACCTCATCCACCGAAGCGACCCTCATGATGGCAGCTTGGGAATGGGGGCCATATCTTGGTCAGAACCTATTAAAGGTATGTATCTCTGATATCAAAAGACCTAATCCAAAGTCGTTTAAAATTGACTCGAAGATCTCTGGGCAATATGTAAACTCCATCCTTGCGACAACAGAAGCAATCAGAAAGGGTTACGACGAAGCTTTAATGCTCGACCACGAAGGCTACGTTGCCCAAGCATCCAGTGAAAATATTTTCATCGAAAAGGATTTCAAAATCTATACGCCGCCAGCGAAGAATATCTTTCCGGGTATTACACGCCAGACGGTAAAAAACATTTGTAAAAAATTGAACTTCGAAGTCATTGAAAAGCAATTGACGGTAGAAGATATTTACACCGCTGACAGCGCTTTCTTATGTGGGACTGCGGCAGAAATTATCGGCATCAAACAGGTCGATGATGTCATCTACAAAGAAGGCTGGGAACACAGCATAGGTGCATCGATTCAAAGAAGATATAAAAATTTAGTATTAGAGAACGAAAACTATGAAGTCATCATCTAACGGCGAAAACGCAATGAACAAATACAGCCGTACATTTACACAAGACGAAACACAACCTGCTGCAAAAGCAATGCTTTATGGCATCGGTCTTACGGATGCCGACATGGACAAAGCACAGGTCGGTATTGCCAGCATGGGATATGATGGTAATACGTGTAATATGCACTTAAATGATTTGGCACAAATCGTCAAGAAGGGCGTTTGGAACAATGATTTAGTGGGGTTGACCTTTGGAACCATTGGCGTCAGTGACGGTATGAGCAATGGTACCGATGGAATGCGTTATTCGTTGGTAAGCCGTGATGTGATCGCTGATAGTATCGAAACGATCTGTGGCGGACAATATTATGATGGCTTGATCTCTATTCCCGGCTGTGATAAAAACATGCCTGGTGCGATTATGGCAATGGCACGTTTGGACCGCCCCTCTCTAATGGTATATGGCGGCACCATCGCTCCAGGCCACTATAAAGGGGAAGAATTAAACATTGTGTCTGCATTTGAAGCATTGGGACAACGCATCTGTGGCAATCTTTCCGATGAAGACTATGAAGGCATTATCAAACATACCTGCCCTGGTGCTGGTGCTTGTGGCGGTATGTATACGGCAAATACCATGGCTTCTGCCATTGAAGCTTTGGGCATGAGCTTACCCTACTCTTCTTCCAACCCAGCGATCTCGGAAGAAAAGAAAAATGAATGTTTAGAAGCAGGAAAACACATCCGCACGCTGCTTGAGAAAGATATCAAACCCTCTGATATCATGACGCGGAAAGCATTTGAAAACGCGCTACGTACCATTGTTATCTTGGGCGGTAGTACCAATGCGGTACTTCACTTTATTGCAATAGGTAAAGCCGTAGGTGTCGACATCACGCAAGACGACTTCCAACGCATGAGCGATGAAACTCCTGTATTAGCTGACTTTAAACCGTCTGGAAAATACTTAATGCAGGATCTTCAGCAATACGGCGGAACTCCGGCTGTCATGAAATATCTTTTAAATGAAGGATTACTTCATGGTGACTGTATTACAGTAACTGGAAAGACCGTTGCTGAGAACTTGGCTGATGTGAAATCAATCATGGAATATGATCAACCGATTATCAAACCCTTGAGCGATCCAATCAAAGCGACAGGACACTTACAGATTCTTTACGGGAACTTAGCAGAGAAAGGTTCTGTTGCCAAGATCTCCGGTAAAGAAGGTGAAAAATTCACTGGTCCTGCACGGGTATTTGATGGTGAACATGATTTGGTAGCTGGTATTGCTTCTGGGCGAATCAAACCAGGCGATGTGGTCGTGATCAAAAATGAAGGTCCTGTTGGCGCTCCAGGTATGCCTGAAATGCTTAAACCAACCTCCTTGATTATTGGTGCCGGCTTGGGTAAATCTGTTGCATTAATCACCGATGGCCGTTTCTCAGGAGGTACACATGGTTTTGTCGTTGGACATATCACACCAGAATCTTACAAAGGCGGATTGATCGGCCTGGTAAATGACGATGATATCATCGAGATCGATGCCGTCAACAACAGCATCAACGTACTTCTTTCGGATGAAGAGATTGCGCAACGTCGTGCAGCTTGGGTGCAACCAGCGTTAAAAGTTAACAAAGGAGTTTTATACAAATACGCTAAAACTGTTGCCGATGCCTCAGAAGGCTGTGTAACAGACTTATAGAAAACCTAAAAATGGAGACATTTTGCCTGTAAAGATCTCAACAAACGAAATCTCATCGCAAATGTCTCCAAATCGAATAGTGAAATACGAAAAAGACTGAATAATCAACAACAAAAAAAATCAACGTAATGAGTACACTGGAAATAACAGAAAATAAGGCCGCTACAACGCAGCACACTCCGACACAAATTTCGGGATCGAAAGCTGTATTGGAGGCCTTATTGAGCGAAGGAGTTGATACCGTATTTGGTTATCCTGGAGGGGCAATTATGCCAATCTATGATGCCCTTTATGATTATACGGATCGTCTGAAGCATATTTTAGTGCGCCATGAACAAGGTGGAATCCACGCGGCGCAAGGTTATGCAAGAACTTCAGGTCGTACTGGTGTCGTCTTTGCGACAAGTGGCCCTGGAGCAACAAATCTGGTTACTGGACTGGCTGATGCCATGATTGACAGCAATCCTATTGTCTGTGTCACAGGCCAGGTATTTGCTTCACTATTGGGGACAGATGCATTTCAAGAAACAGATGTCATCAATATCACTGCTCCGGTCACCAAATGGAACTACCAAGTCACTGACGCAACTGAAATTCCAGCTGCACTCGCGAAAGCATTTTATATTGCCAGCACAGGTCGTCCAGGACCAGTATTGATCGATATCACCAAAAATGCACAGCTACAATTGTTCGATTACTTCGGTTATGAAAAATGCAATCATGTACGCAGTTACAGACCTGCACCACAAGTTCGCAAGGAATATGTTGAACAAGCAGCAGCCTTAATCAACAGCGCAAAAAAACCGTTTGTTCTTTTTGGGCAGGGCATCATTCTGGGAAAAGCAGAGGAAGAATTCAAAGCTTTTATCGAAAAAACTGGGATTCCTTCAGCAGCAACCGTAATGGGATTAAGTGCACTTCCAACGGATCATAAACTTCACGTCGGGATGTTAGGTATGCACGGTAACTATGCGCCAAATGTCATGACCAATGAATGTGACGTCCTAATTGCCATCGGTATGCGTTTCGATGACCGTGTAACAGGTCGTTTGGATAAATATGCCAAACAGGCAAAAGTAATCCATTTGGACATCGACCCGGCAGAGATTGACAAAAACGTACAGACAACCGTACCGGTATGGGGCGACTGTAAGGAATCACTTCCTATGCTAACGGAATTGGTAAACGCCGCAGATCACTCCGCTTGGTTGGAACAATTCCGTGAACTTGAAAAAGAAGAAATCAAGGAAGTCATCCAAAACGAACTTCACCCACAAACCGATATTATGACCATGGGTGAGGTCATCCATGTGTTGAATGAATTGACAGGTGGTGATGCGATCATTACAACGGACGTAGGCCAACACCAAATGGTGACTTGTCGCTATGCTAAATTCAACAACAGCAAATCGAATGTAACCTCCGGGGGGTTAGGAACGATGGGCTTTGGTCTTCCGGCAGCAATCGGTGCCTGGTATGGCGCGCCAGAGAAAACTGTCGTAGCAATCATCGGTGATGGTGGTATACAAATGACGATCCAGGAGCTGGGAACAATTATGCAATTTGGTGCAAAAGTCAAAATCATGATCCTCAACAATGAGTTTTTGGGCATGGTACGCCAGTGGCAGCAATTATTTCATGACAAACGTTATTCATTCGTGAATATCACGAGTCCTGACTTCGTTGCTGTTGCGAAAGGCTATTACATCGATGGACAAAAGATTTCGGAACGTAAAGACTTACGTAATGCACTGAAAACCATGATTGATCACGACGGAGCATATCTATTGGAAGTGATGGTAGGTAAGGAAAACAATGTATTTCCAATGGTTGCACAAGGAACATCGGTATCTGAGATACGTTTAAAGTAGAATTTGACATGGAAAAACAAGAATATACCATCACCCTATATACAGAGAATTCAATCGGTCTTATCGGTCGGATCTCAACAATCTTTTCAAGAAGAAAAATCAATATTGAAAGCTTGAATACTTCCCCTTCTGAAGTAGAAGGAATACATCGTTTTACCATCGTAATCACGGAGGCTGAAGATGTTCTGCGTAAACTTTGTCGTCAACTGGAAAAACAGATTGATATCCTCAAGGCCTATTATAACACCAATGATGAAGTGATCTGGCAAGAACAGGCGCTGTATAAAGTACCGGCGGATGTTGTCAATGAAAAAGTATATGTAGAACGTTTGTTGCGTCAATACGGTGCCAATGTGGTTGTGATCCGCAACGACTACATCGTCTTTGAAACCGCCGGTCACCGTGAGGAGATCGATAAATTGACAGAAGAATTGACCAAATATGGTTTGATCGAATTCGTCCGTGGCGCACGTATCGCTATCATTAAAGACAGTGCGGGTTTCCACTCTAAGTTGGTTCAGTTTGAAGCCAAGGAACCATCGATGGAAATTGTGGAGAACGAATATCTCGATAAAAGAGATGATGTATTTACGATGTAATCTTTAATGGTATTATGCAAGAGACATTTAAATTTATCTTAAAGTCACGTCAAAAATTCATTGAATTACTTGACGGTCTTTCGCTTGAACAGCTTAACAAAATTCCCTCGGGATTTAACAACAATATCATCTGGAATTTTGCCCACATTGTCGTCAGTACACAGACCTTAGTCTATGTCCGTACAGGTATTAAAACCGATACGACTTGGGTAAAATATAACGAAGATTATAAAAAAGACACTAAGCCAACCCGCTTTGTCGAACAAGCCGAGGTTGACGAATTGAAAGAAATCGCAATCCACAGTATTGAGCAAATTGCTGCAGACTATGAAAACGGTGTTTTCGGAGAAATCACCTCCTTCTCAACAGCAACCTATGGCTATCCAATGGATACCATTGAAGAAGTTATTGCCCTGACATCAGGTCACGATAACGTTCATTTCGGTTACGCCATGGCGCAACGCAGATTAGTACAATAATTAAAATAAATAATCAACAACCATAACAGAAAGAAAGTAAAACAATGGCAAATTATTTCAACACCTTACCGCTTAGAGAGCAGTTAGAACAATTGAGTCACGCTGAATTCATGGATAACACTGAATTCACGGACGGTGTAAACGCTTTAAAAGGTAAAAAAATCGTAATCGTAGGATGTGGTGCACAAGGCTTGAACCAAGGTTTAAACCTAAGAGATAGCGGACTGGACGTTTCTTATGCTTTGCGTAAAGAAGCTATTGAACAAAAAAGAGATTCTTGGAAAAATGCTACGGACAACAACTTTAACGTAGGCACTTATGAAGAATTGATCCCATCTGCGGATTTAGTTATCAACTTGACGCCAGATAAACAACATACGTCAGTAATCAACGCTGTCATGCCGTTGATGAAAGAAGGCGCTACATTGTCGTATTCACACGGTTTTAATATCGTTGAAGAAGGAATGCAGATCCGTAAAGATATTACTGTCATCATGGTTGCTCCAAAATGTCCGGGTTCTGAGGTTCGTGCAGAATACCTACGTGGTTTTGGTGTTCCTACCTTGATCGCTGTACACCCGGAAAATGATCCACAAGGAAAAGGCTGGGCTGAAGCAAAAGCATACTGTGTAGGAACAGGTGGACACAAAGCCGGTGTATTGAAATCTTCATTTGTAGCCGAGGTAAAATCAGATTTGATGGGTGAGCAAACGATTCTTTGTGGATTGTTGCAAACAGGTTCAATATTATCCTTCGACAAAATGATCGAGAAAGGCATCGAAGCTGGTTATGCGTCCAAATTGGTACAATATGGCGTGGAAGTAATTACAGAAGCCTTGAAACACGGTGGTGTGAGCGGAATGATGGACCGTTTGAGCAATCCAGCAAAAGTAAAAGCGTTTGAGATCTCTGAAGAATTGAAGGATATTATGCGTCCATTATTCCAAAAACATCAAGATGATATCATGTCAGGTCACTTTAGCAAAACCATGATGGAAGATTGGGCAAATGGTGATGCGAATCTGTTGAAATGGAGAGCTGAAACTGGTGAAACTGCATTTGAGAAAACACCGGCTGGGGATGTTAAAATCAACGAACAAGAATACTTCGACAACTATACACTGATGGTTGCTTTCATCCGTGCAGGTGTTGAATTGGCATTCGAAACAATGGTTGAAGCAGGTATCAAGCCAGAATCAGCATATTATGAATCATTGCACGAAACACCGTTGATCGCTAACACAATCGCTCGCAAGAAATTGTTCGAAATGAACCGTGTTATCTCTGATACAGCAGAATATGGTTGTTACCTATTCGACCAAGCTTGCAAACCTTTGTTGGCCGACTTCATGAAAACTGTCGATACTGACCTCGTCGGTAAAAACTTCAACGAGGGTAGAGACGCTGCAGTTGATAACGCACAATTGGTTGCCATCAATGAAATTCTGCGCGATCACCCTGTAGAAATCGTTGGTCGCAAATTGCGTAAGGCGATGACTGCAATGAAAGCAATCAAAACTGTTTAGAAGTCCATACGAAATTATACATGCTCCAAAAATCATGAATATTTCGTAATTTAGTATATCGAAATCAAGGTGATATTGAGACATTTGCAATATCACCTTGGTTCATATAAAAATAACATAAGAGAGATTAAAAAATGTCAAAAACATTAGTAGAAAAGATTTGGGATGCGCACGTCGTCAAGCGTGAAGAAGGGTTTCCTGATATTATATATATCGACACCCACTTGATTCATGAAGTTACTTCACCTCAAGCTTTCGATGGCTTGCGTAAAAGAGGAATCCCAGTTTTTCGTCCAAAGCAAACGGTAGCTACTGCCGACCACAACGTACCGACACTCAATCAACATTTACCGATCAAAGAAGAGCTATCCCGTTATCAAGTTGATATGCTCACCAAAAATTGCGCTGAATTTGGCATTGAATTATATGGTTTGGGGCATCCATACCAAGGGATTGTACACGTTATTGGTCCGGAGCTGGGTATCACCCTACCAGGTAAAACGATGGTCTGCGGCGATAGTCATACCTCAACACATGGTGCTTTTGGAGCTATTGCTTTTGGTATTGGAACCTCTCAGGTTGAACAGGTCTTCGCAACACAATGTTTGTTGCAGTCGAAGCCAAAAACAATGAAAATTGAAGTCAACGGTACCCTTCAAAAAGGTGTTGGAGCAAAAGATATCATCCTATATATCATCTCTAAAATCTCTGCTGCGGGCGGTACAGGTTACTTTATTGAATATGCTGGTTCAGCAATCCGTTCATTAAGCATGGAAGCACGTATGACCATTTGTAACATGAGTATCGAAATGGGTGCACGTGGAGGCTTAATCGCTCCGGATCAGATCACTTTCGACTATGTAGAAGGCCGTGAATTCGCACCGAAAGGTGAGGAATGGGATCAAGCCTTAGCATACTGGAAAACATTGTATTCTGACGAAGATGCCATCTTTGATAAAGTGTTGACTTTCGATGCCGCAGATATTGCACCAATGATTACCTACGGTACTAATCCGGGTATGGGTATGGGTATCGCGGAACATATTCCAGCCACTAGTGCACAACCGGAATCAGAAAGACCATCATACCAAAAAGCATTGGATTACATGGGCTTTAAAGATGACTCAACAGTACTAGGCAATCGTGTTGATTATGTGTTCATCGGAAGTTGTACCAATTCCCGTATTGAAGATTTACGTGAAGTAGCTTCATTTGTTAAAGGCAAGCAAAAAGCACAAGACGTTGAAGTATGGATTGTACCGGGCTCAAAACAAGTAGAAAAACAGGCTAAAGAAGAAGGCTTGGATAAAATATTTGAAGCAGCAGGATTCCAGCTGCGTGAACCAGGATGTTCGGCATGTTTAGGTATGAACGAAGATAAAATCCCTGCTGGTAAATATTGTGTATCGACTTCAAATAGAAATTTCGAAGGACGTCAGGGACCGAATGCCCGCACCATGCTGGTATCACCTTTGACAGCAGCAGCTGCGGCAGTAACAGGTAAAGTAACAGATGTAAGAGAGTTGATCTAAGCAGAAAAAAATGAAAAAATTTGAAACTTTAACGTCCCAGGTAGTCCCGCTACCTATCGAAAATATTGATACCGATCAAATTATTCCCGCACGCTTTCTAAAAGCGACCACGCGTGAAGGTTTTGGTGATAATCTATTCCGCGACTGGCGTTTTGACACAAACAATCAGCCCAAAACTGACTTTGTATTGAACAACCCGACCTATACAGGGAAAATATTGGTTGCCGGTAAAAACTTTGGCTGTGGCTCAAGCCGCGAGCATGCCGCATGGGCTATTCAAGACTATGGCTTTGATGTGGTCATCAGCTCATTCTTTGCCGATATATTCAAAGGAAATGCTCTCAACAATGGTGTATTACCGATTCAGGTACCCGAAGAGTTTTTGGCAAAAATTTTCGAATTGGTGCACCAAAATCCGACAACGACGATTATCGTTGATCTTGAAAAACAAACAGTCATGTTGACAGAGACGGGCGATCAATTTGAGTTTGAAATCAATCCATACAAAAAATCATGTTTGATCAATGGTTATGATGACATTGATTTTATCCTTAACCAAAAAGATTCAATTGAAGCATTTGAAGCAAACAGACAATGGTAGATCCTGTCGTCCATATTGCCAATTTAACTCTTCAGTACGGTAAAGATACCGTACTGCAAGACTTAAATTGGCAAATTTTTCCTGGCGAGCAATGGATCTTGGGCGGTCCGAGCGGCACAGGAAAAACCACACTTGCGAAAGCAATTGCCGGGCAATTGAAGTATGAAGGTAAGATCACATTCCACGTTGATCCAACGAGCCCACTGCCGGCAAAAATCCACTACGTTTCCAATTGGTTTCAGTTTACTAATCTTGAGGGCGATCGCAATTTCTATTATCAACAGCGCTACAACAAATTTGCAAAAAACGATACACTAACGGTTTTTGCTGAACTGAAACATTTTGCAAAAGAAGAACAGCTTTCTTTTGAAAACGTACGTTCTTACCTGAACATTTTTGGCTTCGAGAATTTCAAAGATCAGCAGTTGATTGAACTTTCGAGTGGCGAACACAAAAGACTGCAATTGATCAAGGCCTTGTGGCTTCAACCTCAGGTGCTCATGATCGACCAGCCTTATACAGGACTGGATGCACAGTCCAGAAAAGATCTCAACCAGATTTTCGATCAGCTTGCGGATAAAGGCGTCACCTTGCTGTTGATCAGTAATGATGACGAACAGCCGGACTGTATCAATCGTTTTGCGGAGATTCAGGAAGGTAAAATCAGGATTCGCCAACGGAGTGAAGAGCTATCCAAAGGCTTGCCCCGAACAAGAAAGGCGCTGCCTTATTTTCTGCAACAGGCCCCTCAGGTATCCGCCCAGGTCATGGTAAAAATGAACAAAATCAATATTTCATATGGCGAAAAACAAGTCTTAAAGAATATTGACTGGGAAGTAAAAGCCGGTGAAAAATGGTTGCTGCAAGGGCATAATGGGTCAGGAAAATCCACCTTGCTCAGTTTAATCAACGGAGATCATCCACAGGCCTACGCCAACGACATCCATCTTTTTGGCAAAAAAAGAGGATCTGGAGAAAGTATTTGGGATATCAAAGAACATTTGGGTATTATATCGCCAGAATTGCATTGGTACTATGATATGAATGCCAACGTTGGACAGACTATTGCTTCTGGATTTTTTGACTCCATGAGCCTATACCAACGCTTAGGATTTGAACAACAGCAAAAGCTCGAGCAAATTCTCTATTTTTTTGACCTCAAAGAGGTTAAGCACAAAACCTTGGGATCATTGCCCTTAGGTCAACAACGCTTGGTCCTATTGGCTCGCACGATCGTGAA
The Sphingobacterium multivorum genome window above contains:
- the leuD gene encoding 3-isopropylmalate dehydratase small subunit codes for the protein MKKFETLTSQVVPLPIENIDTDQIIPARFLKATTREGFGDNLFRDWRFDTNNQPKTDFVLNNPTYTGKILVAGKNFGCGSSREHAAWAIQDYGFDVVISSFFADIFKGNALNNGVLPIQVPEEFLAKIFELVHQNPTTTIIVDLEKQTVMLTETGDQFEFEINPYKKSCLINGYDDIDFILNQKDSIEAFEANRQW
- a CDS encoding ATP-binding cassette domain-containing protein; translated protein: MVDPVVHIANLTLQYGKDTVLQDLNWQIFPGEQWILGGPSGTGKTTLAKAIAGQLKYEGKITFHVDPTSPLPAKIHYVSNWFQFTNLEGDRNFYYQQRYNKFAKNDTLTVFAELKHFAKEEQLSFENVRSYLNIFGFENFKDQQLIELSSGEHKRLQLIKALWLQPQVLMIDQPYTGLDAQSRKDLNQIFDQLADKGVTLLLISNDDEQPDCINRFAEIQEGKIRIRQRSEELSKGLPRTRKALPYFLQQAPQVSAQVMVKMNKINISYGEKQVLKNIDWEVKAGEKWLLQGHNGSGKSTLLSLINGDHPQAYANDIHLFGKKRGSGESIWDIKEHLGIISPELHWYYDMNANVGQTIASGFFDSMSLYQRLGFEQQQKLEQILYFFDLKEVKHKTLGSLPLGQQRLVLLARTIVKHPELLILDEPCQGLDQEQTQYFNDVIDDLSKSGQTLIYLGHFQTQLPTCIDNKIVLEKGEVKAISEVIHKKEALST